A genomic window from Bacteroidales bacterium includes:
- a CDS encoding acetate--CoA ligase family protein has translation MEDLRQLRQQNLETIFHPKSVAIVGTNKVKGTVPHDILDNILKADFNGIVYPVSPGEKSIKGIKAYKYVVDIPDDVDLAILVFPSSVCHMALEQCGQKGIKSVIIISAGYKEVGEAGLRREQQLVEIARKYDISFIGPNCLGVINTAPGTMLNASFAREMPEQGNIGFLSQSGALCTAVLDYASAKHIGFSKFISFGNKADISEIDLLYYLMNDEETKVILMYLEEVSDGTALMQAARDVIEKSGKPILVIKSGRTDEGASAAASHTGSMTGKDEVCDAAFEQAGIIRCNNIEEMFNKAIAFAYQAPPASEKVAIITNAGGPGVLTTDAAITTGLKLAKFSEKTTAILKKALPATANIHNPVDVIGDARSDRYLAAIQAAFEDPDVAGVFVILTPQSMTDIDAIAADVARIAHAQTKPIYTSFMGEKDVASGIDLLQRHRIPHYILPESMCTSCQAVYHFHKNIKTQVRRLSALTNIQEDLARKLMDKVHSNGRSYIPEVESIELLKTYGLPVPRGKLATSASEAVKIAEEIGYPVVLKVVSDDIVHKSDVKGVELNLGNAGELTAAWDRIHKQVEKTMPDASISGLYVVRMITGSEEIILGIKRDPSFGPVLMFGLGGIFVEIFRDVSFGIAPLSREEARKMIERTRAFKILRGTRGRNPRDIESIVDALQRLGQLALDFPEIEELDINPLFVMDEGQGSVIGDARMILTKSN, from the coding sequence ATGGAAGATTTAAGACAACTGCGCCAGCAAAACCTGGAGACGATTTTTCATCCGAAATCGGTAGCCATTGTTGGAACGAATAAAGTAAAAGGTACCGTTCCGCACGACATCCTTGACAATATCCTGAAAGCTGACTTTAATGGTATTGTTTACCCTGTAAGCCCGGGAGAAAAGAGCATCAAAGGAATCAAAGCCTATAAATATGTGGTGGATATCCCCGACGATGTGGACCTGGCCATCCTGGTATTTCCAAGCTCGGTTTGCCATATGGCCCTGGAACAGTGCGGGCAGAAGGGCATCAAATCCGTGATCATCATCTCTGCAGGATACAAGGAGGTAGGTGAAGCGGGACTGAGAAGAGAGCAGCAGCTGGTAGAGATTGCCAGGAAATATGATATTTCCTTTATCGGCCCCAACTGCCTGGGAGTCATCAATACGGCTCCCGGCACCATGCTGAACGCCTCCTTTGCCAGAGAGATGCCGGAACAGGGCAATATCGGGTTCCTCTCCCAGAGCGGGGCTCTCTGCACGGCGGTGCTGGACTATGCCAGTGCCAAGCATATCGGTTTTTCCAAATTCATCAGTTTTGGGAACAAAGCGGATATCAGTGAGATAGACCTCCTGTACTACCTGATGAATGACGAAGAGACCAAAGTGATCCTGATGTACCTGGAGGAGGTCAGCGATGGCACTGCTTTGATGCAGGCAGCCCGCGATGTAATTGAGAAAAGCGGAAAACCCATTCTTGTGATTAAATCGGGACGGACCGACGAAGGGGCTTCAGCTGCCGCCTCTCACACAGGGTCCATGACCGGTAAGGATGAGGTCTGTGATGCAGCCTTTGAACAGGCCGGGATCATTCGTTGCAATAACATTGAAGAGATGTTTAATAAGGCCATTGCCTTTGCCTATCAGGCTCCCCCAGCTTCGGAAAAAGTAGCCATTATCACCAATGCAGGAGGACCGGGGGTACTGACCACCGATGCAGCGATCACCACCGGACTGAAACTGGCGAAGTTCTCTGAAAAGACCACTGCCATACTGAAAAAAGCTCTTCCGGCTACCGCAAACATCCATAACCCGGTGGATGTGATCGGAGATGCCCGTTCGGATCGCTATCTGGCGGCCATCCAGGCAGCCTTCGAAGATCCGGACGTAGCCGGTGTCTTTGTGATCCTGACCCCGCAGTCCATGACAGATATCGATGCCATTGCGGCGGATGTGGCCAGGATTGCACATGCTCAGACCAAGCCGATTTACACCTCCTTTATGGGTGAAAAGGATGTGGCCTCCGGAATCGACCTGCTTCAGAGGCACAGGATTCCTCACTATATCCTGCCCGAATCCATGTGCACTTCCTGCCAGGCCGTATATCATTTTCATAAGAATATAAAAACACAAGTGCGCCGGCTTTCCGCCCTGACAAATATTCAGGAAGATCTGGCCAGGAAGCTGATGGATAAAGTGCACTCCAATGGCAGGAGCTATATCCCGGAGGTGGAGAGCATTGAATTACTGAAAACCTACGGCCTGCCCGTTCCCCGGGGAAAACTGGCCACCTCAGCCAGTGAAGCAGTTAAGATTGCGGAAGAGATCGGATACCCGGTTGTTTTGAAGGTGGTCTCCGACGACATCGTCCATAAATCGGATGTGAAGGGAGTGGAACTCAACCTGGGCAATGCCGGCGAGCTCACAGCTGCCTGGGACAGAATTCACAAACAGGTGGAAAAAACCATGCCTGATGCCTCCATTAGCGGCCTGTATGTCGTCAGGATGATCACCGGAAGCGAGGAGATCATCCTGGGAATTAAAAGAGATCCTTCCTTCGGCCCCGTTCTGATGTTTGGACTGGGAGGGATCTTTGTGGAGATATTCCGCGATGTAAGCTTTGGCATTGCTCCCCTCAGCCGGGAGGAGGCCAGAAAAATGATAGAGCGGACCCGGGCCTTTAAGATCCTCAGAGGAACCAGGGGCAGGAATCCCAGAGATATTGAATCTATCGTGGATGCACTGCAGAGACTGGGACAACTGGCTCTGGACTTCCCTGAAATAGAGGAGCTGGATATTAATCCGCTTTTCGTTATGGATGAAGGACAGGGCAGTGTGATAGGCGATGCAAGAATGATACTGACTAAAAGCAATTAA
- the nagB gene encoding glucosamine-6-phosphate deaminase, whose product MRIVIKDTRKETGKWTADYIWKKIEAFGPTPEKPFVLGLPTGSSPKPVYQEWINMYKAGKISFKNVVTFNMDEYVKIPEDHPESYHSFMYENLFNHIDIPAENIHILNGNAPDLQKECREYEEKIEKYGGIELFLGGIGPDGHIAFNEPGSSLASRTRVKTLSYDTILANSRFFDNDMSKVPTQALTVGVGTVMDAREVVIIITGFNKARAVREVIEGGVSHMWTVSMLQLHQHAVIAMDEPATMELQVESVKYFKDIEEIAGDKMPNHNQE is encoded by the coding sequence ATGAGAATTGTAATCAAAGACACCCGAAAGGAAACAGGAAAATGGACCGCCGACTATATATGGAAGAAGATCGAAGCATTTGGTCCCACGCCCGAAAAACCCTTTGTGCTGGGGCTTCCGACAGGTTCCTCTCCCAAGCCTGTTTACCAGGAGTGGATCAACATGTACAAAGCAGGCAAAATCTCCTTCAAAAACGTGGTAACCTTTAACATGGATGAGTATGTAAAAATCCCCGAGGACCACCCGGAGAGCTATCATTCCTTCATGTATGAAAATCTCTTTAATCATATTGACATTCCCGCTGAAAACATCCATATCCTGAATGGCAACGCGCCCGATCTGCAGAAGGAATGCAGGGAGTACGAAGAGAAGATAGAAAAATACGGAGGCATTGAACTGTTTCTCGGGGGGATCGGACCGGACGGGCACATTGCTTTCAACGAGCCGGGATCGTCCCTGGCTTCCCGTACCAGGGTAAAAACCCTCAGCTACGATACCATTCTGGCAAACTCCAGGTTCTTTGATAACGATATGTCAAAGGTTCCCACCCAGGCGCTGACCGTGGGGGTGGGTACCGTGATGGACGCCAGGGAGGTGGTCATCATCATTACCGGCTTCAATAAGGCCCGGGCGGTCCGGGAGGTGATTGAAGGCGGAGTGAGCCATATGTGGACCGTTTCCATGCTGCAGCTGCACCAGCATGCAGTGATCGCCATGGACGAACCTGCCACCATGGAGCTGCAGGTCGAATCTGTAAAATACTTCAAGGATATTGAAGAGATTGCCGGTGATAAAATGCCCAACCATAACCAAGAATGA
- a CDS encoding DUF4954 family protein, which yields MSYRPLNNSEITALQNQGCFSSDWSRIEVAEPFSVESIYQVRFMGAVRLGRLGGLIETSTGEHLSSGLYHCKIENCEIGNDVLIDNVQVLKNYRIMDRVIIEHTHSLSVNAASSFGNGFEIEVLNEGGGRELKIFDRLSSQLAYMLVCYRHDTAFIETVNSMIDAYAAECLSGTGTIGTGTRIIHAGTISEVNIGEHALIHGATLLKNGTIASKAEAPAIVGENVIAKNFILLSGSKVDGGALIDKSFVGQGVEIGKQFSAENSLFFANSEAFHGEAVSIFGGPYTVSHHKSSLLIAGMYSFYNAGSGTNQSNHMYKLGPVHQGILERGSKTGSFAYLLWPCRIGAYSVVMGKNLASFDASDFPFSYINVDHERSILTPGMNLFTVGTRRDSEKWPKRDKRKDPVKYDLINFDFLSPYIIEKVLAALDTLGELYEKAAKKQESVFYKGIRIKRLMLKSTRKFYEMAVNIFLGNQLIRKLALAAEAPDLESIQKLLAPGPGPVPEKWLDLSGMIASEQAVQQLLADIQSDRVNTLDKISTAMEHIHAAYEDQAWTWTTRILGERFGVNVEQINAAELLKLVESWESETIKLDKMILNDAGKEFDNSSKIGFGPDGDEEVRDLDFEAVRGVPDENKFIIGIREEIRQTERKAAVLKEMIQGLTD from the coding sequence ATGAGCTATCGTCCTTTAAACAATTCCGAAATAACAGCCCTTCAGAACCAGGGCTGTTTTTCTTCCGATTGGTCCAGGATTGAGGTGGCCGAACCCTTCTCTGTCGAATCCATATACCAGGTCCGGTTTATGGGGGCGGTCCGACTGGGAAGACTGGGTGGCCTCATTGAAACCAGTACGGGAGAGCATCTGAGCTCGGGTCTCTACCACTGTAAAATCGAAAACTGTGAGATCGGTAACGATGTCCTGATCGACAATGTACAGGTATTGAAGAACTACCGGATCATGGATCGGGTGATCATAGAGCATACACATTCCCTTTCTGTAAACGCTGCTTCCTCTTTCGGGAACGGATTTGAGATTGAAGTGCTCAACGAAGGCGGAGGAAGGGAATTGAAGATCTTTGACCGGCTCTCTTCCCAGCTGGCCTATATGCTGGTTTGCTACCGGCACGACACCGCTTTTATCGAAACGGTGAACAGCATGATTGATGCCTATGCAGCGGAGTGCCTTTCGGGGACCGGGACCATTGGAACCGGAACCAGGATCATCCATGCCGGCACCATCTCGGAAGTAAACATCGGGGAACACGCTTTGATCCACGGAGCCACTCTTCTGAAAAATGGCACCATCGCCTCCAAAGCAGAGGCTCCTGCCATCGTGGGAGAAAATGTGATCGCGAAAAACTTTATCCTGCTGTCCGGTTCCAAGGTTGATGGCGGAGCATTGATAGATAAGAGCTTTGTGGGACAGGGGGTGGAGATCGGCAAACAGTTTTCAGCCGAAAACAGCCTCTTTTTTGCAAATTCTGAAGCCTTTCACGGCGAGGCGGTCAGCATCTTTGGCGGGCCCTACACGGTCTCTCACCACAAATCCTCTCTCCTGATTGCCGGCATGTACTCCTTTTACAATGCAGGCAGCGGTACCAATCAGAGTAATCACATGTACAAACTGGGACCCGTGCATCAGGGCATCCTGGAGCGGGGCTCCAAAACCGGCTCCTTTGCCTACCTGCTCTGGCCCTGCCGCATTGGTGCATACTCGGTGGTAATGGGCAAGAACCTGGCCAGTTTCGATGCCAGTGATTTTCCCTTCTCGTATATCAACGTGGATCACGAAAGGAGCATCCTGACACCCGGGATGAATCTTTTTACGGTGGGAACCCGCCGGGACAGTGAAAAATGGCCCAAACGGGACAAGCGGAAGGATCCGGTGAAGTATGATCTGATCAATTTTGACTTCCTGAGTCCCTATATAATTGAGAAAGTCCTGGCTGCGCTGGACACTCTGGGTGAACTGTACGAGAAAGCGGCCAAGAAACAGGAGAGCGTTTTTTACAAAGGGATCCGGATCAAACGGCTGATGCTAAAATCGACCCGGAAGTTCTATGAAATGGCGGTAAACATCTTCCTGGGGAACCAGTTAATCCGGAAACTGGCCCTGGCCGCTGAGGCTCCTGACCTGGAAAGCATACAGAAACTGCTGGCACCCGGTCCGGGCCCCGTTCCGGAGAAATGGCTGGACCTCTCCGGGATGATCGCTTCGGAGCAGGCTGTTCAGCAACTGCTTGCGGATATCCAGTCGGACCGGGTGAATACCCTGGATAAGATCTCCACCGCCATGGAACATATACATGCGGCGTATGAGGACCAGGCCTGGACCTGGACCACCCGTATACTCGGAGAACGCTTTGGGGTGAATGTCGAACAGATTAACGCCGCTGAGCTCCTGAAGCTGGTGGAAAGCTGGGAGAGTGAAACCATCAAGCTGGACAAAATGATCCTGAACGATGCAGGCAAGGAGTTTGATAACAGCAGCAAGATCGGATTCGGACCGGACGGGGATGAGGAGGTGCGCGACCTGGACTTCGAAGCGGTCCGGGGAGTCCCCGACGAAAACAAGTTTATTATCGGTATCAGGGAGGAGATCAGGCAGACGGAGCGCAAAGCCGCTGTGCTGAAAGAGATGATTCAGGGACTGACGGATTAA